In the genome of Actinomycetota bacterium, one region contains:
- the secF gene encoding protein translocase subunit SecF, producing MAKPVIENQINTDKTYRFDFIGKGKIFYIISLIIIITGIVFYFVRGFNFGIDFLGGNLMEIKFKQDTTVSEVRKVMEETGYGKSILQNTAPDQYIVRTVPINEDEKNRILDELDAKIGIERPLAQDREVAPGFSKQITKYALIAVAISLAGILIYVWIRFEVRFAVSAILKLMHDLMIMLSIYIITYREFNVTTIAVMLTVLGYSVNDTIIIFDRVREELRFNKRDRFFDIVNYSINKIFVRSMSAIITTLFPIIALLILGNPTLQDFAFGLFIGILSGTYSSMFIGSPLLVAWNNKFPKYKK from the coding sequence TTGGCAAAACCTGTTATTGAAAACCAAATAAATACAGATAAGACATACAGATTTGATTTTATTGGAAAAGGAAAAATATTTTATATTATTTCCCTGATAATAATCATAACCGGAATTGTATTTTATTTTGTAAGAGGCTTTAATTTCGGAATAGATTTTCTTGGCGGAAATCTTATGGAGATAAAATTCAAGCAGGATACAACTGTCTCGGAAGTAAGAAAAGTAATGGAAGAGACAGGATACGGTAAATCAATATTGCAGAATACCGCCCCTGATCAGTACATTGTCAGAACTGTTCCCATTAATGAAGATGAAAAGAACAGGATACTTGACGAACTTGATGCAAAAATAGGCATAGAAAGGCCTCTGGCTCAGGACAGGGAAGTAGCTCCGGGGTTTTCAAAGCAGATAACGAAATATGCCCTGATTGCGGTTGCAATAAGCCTTGCAGGAATCCTTATTTATGTATGGATACGGTTTGAAGTGAGGTTTGCTGTTTCCGCTATTCTTAAACTCATGCATGACTTAATGATAATGTTAAGCATTTATATAATCACATACAGGGAATTCAATGTTACCACCATAGCAGTAATGCTTACTGTTCTGGGCTATTCAGTAAATGATACAATAATCATATTTGACAGAGTCAGGGAAGAGCTCAGATTCAACAAACGCGACAGATTTTTTGACATTGTCAATTATTCTATCAACAAAATTTTTGTAAGAAGCATGAGCGCTATTATTACGACTTTATTCCCGATTATAGCATTGCTTATTCTGGGTAATCCTACTTTACAGGATTTTGCTTTCGGACTTTTTATAGGCATACTGTCCGGAACTTATTCTTCAATGTTTATCGGCAGTCCTTTGCTTGTTGCATGGAACAACAAATTCCCAAAATATAAAAAATAA
- the secD gene encoding protein translocase subunit SecD, with the protein MRRNKLNIVTVVIFVILMGLCVWSIIKNPIKLGLDLQGGTQVILKPAGTTDKTSQENEEQQTAASGVDSAAIDKAMLIILNRIDKLGISEPLVTKDYSNNIVIQLPGVEDPERAVEVIGKTAQLEFRILEGVDNDGNAQLGPVLLTGDKLSGANAGYDNSGKVVVQFSFNAEGAKLFEKITSENIGNPLAIVLDGEIKSAPVIRAVISSDGVIENIGSLEEAKDIALVLQTGALPVNLEVQESGFIGPTLGRDSLLQSLIAGTIGLALVAIFMIAVYRGFGAISIIGLIFYVIFFWGILSALKTPLTLPGIAGAILTIGMAVDANVLIFARTREEILKGKSKQISLREGFKNALKAIIDSNITTLITAAALYRFGTGPIRGFSVTLAIGVVLSMITGLILVRAILFLIINSRVVSLGFIGVKMPQQTLKEMPQKTLKEK; encoded by the coding sequence ATGAGGCGCAACAAGCTTAATATAGTAACGGTAGTGATATTTGTAATTCTTATGGGGTTGTGTGTCTGGAGCATAATTAAAAATCCCATAAAACTCGGTCTGGATCTTCAGGGAGGAACACAGGTTATATTAAAGCCTGCCGGAACAACCGATAAGACATCACAGGAAAATGAAGAACAGCAGACAGCTGCTTCAGGTGTTGATTCTGCTGCAATAGATAAGGCGATGCTGATAATCCTTAACAGAATAGATAAACTGGGGATTTCCGAGCCTCTTGTTACAAAAGATTATTCAAACAATATAGTAATACAGCTTCCGGGAGTAGAAGATCCTGAAAGAGCAGTTGAAGTCATAGGGAAAACGGCTCAGCTGGAATTCAGGATACTTGAAGGAGTTGACAATGATGGCAATGCACAGTTAGGTCCGGTTTTACTTACAGGAGACAAGCTATCGGGTGCAAATGCCGGTTATGACAACAGCGGCAAGGTTGTTGTCCAATTCAGCTTTAATGCTGAAGGAGCCAAGCTTTTTGAAAAAATAACATCCGAAAACATCGGAAACCCGCTTGCCATAGTTCTTGATGGTGAAATAAAATCGGCGCCTGTTATTCGTGCAGTGATTTCAAGTGACGGCGTAATTGAAAATATCGGCAGTCTGGAAGAAGCAAAAGACATCGCCCTGGTTCTGCAGACCGGTGCTCTTCCGGTTAATCTGGAAGTACAGGAATCAGGATTTATAGGTCCCACGCTGGGAAGGGATTCTCTTTTACAGAGCCTGATTGCAGGAACAATAGGTCTTGCCCTGGTTGCGATTTTTATGATTGCAGTTTACAGAGGGTTTGGTGCGATATCGATAATAGGTCTTATTTTTTATGTTATATTTTTCTGGGGTATTCTTTCCGCCCTTAAAACTCCTCTGACATTACCCGGAATAGCCGGTGCAATACTGACAATAGGAATGGCTGTTGATGCAAATGTGCTAATATTTGCAAGGACAAGGGAAGAAATCCTTAAAGGAAAAAGCAAGCAGATTTCTTTGCGTGAAGGTTTTAAGAATGCACTAAAAGCGATAATTGACTCCAATATAACCACTCTGATAACTGCTGCTGCTCTTTACAGATTTGGAACAGGCCCCATCAGGGGATTTTCTGTTACTCTTGCAATCGGTGTTGTTCTGAGCATGATAACAGGCCTTATCCTTGTGAGGGCAATACTGTTTTTAATAATAAATTCCAGAGTTGTTTCTTTAGGTTTTATCGGCGTAAAAATGCCTCAGCAGACTTTAAAGGAAATGCCTCAGAAGACCCTAAAGGAGAAGTAA
- the yajC gene encoding preprotein translocase subunit YajC, translating into MAGDGSTTVATNADGTPVKQTWLAKYGTWIWLVVLVVAFYFLLIRPQRQRSKTQQDLLGNLQRGDEIVTVGGIFGKIKDVGGDSIIITISSGVDIKISKSAIARKIVADVTASSGSLKK; encoded by the coding sequence ATGGCCGGAGACGGCAGCACTACTGTAGCGACAAATGCTGACGGTACCCCTGTTAAGCAGACATGGCTGGCAAAATACGGTACATGGATATGGCTGGTTGTTCTTGTAGTTGCTTTTTACTTCCTTCTGATAAGACCGCAGAGACAAAGATCAAAAACACAGCAGGATTTATTGGGAAATCTTCAAAGAGGAGATGAGATAGTAACTGTCGGAGGCATCTTTGGAAAAATCAAGGATGTGGGAGGAGACTCTATAATAATAACAATATCCAGCGGAGTAGATATAAAGATCTCCAAAAGCGCGATTGCCCGAAAAATAGTGGCAGACGTTACAGCATCTTCCGGTTCATTAAAGAAATAA